One window of Candidatus Saganbacteria bacterium genomic DNA carries:
- the sucC gene encoding ADP-forming succinate--CoA ligase subunit beta translates to MKLFEYQAKNLMAKFGIPVPKGTVAETVEDASIIAEEIGLPVVIKAQVQIGGRGKAGGVKIARTFDEVKTISSAILGMNLKGLIVKKILVAGALEFEKEYYLGITLNRTTKSNVLIFSEEGGVEIEEVAKTNPEKIIKIIITPSVPRPFDFAQDSGHLPFNKGEIIEGVISEIPTEIIERLYELYYQSDATLAEINPLVRTKSGEFIALDAKVVIDDNALFRQKELAAFQESSDEDPLEAEARRRKIAYVRLPGSIGILGNGAGLVMTTMDEVKRVGGEPACFLDLGGGSKADAVASCLELLRQDPNIKGIFFNIFGGITRCDEVVNGIIAARKKIGVKVPMVIRLTGTREEEGKQLLKQTSFLNYAASMAEGAKKIVELTK, encoded by the coding sequence ATGAAGCTTTTCGAATATCAAGCAAAAAATCTAATGGCAAAATTTGGGATTCCGGTGCCGAAAGGGACTGTCGCAGAAACAGTTGAAGACGCCTCGATAATCGCGGAAGAGATCGGATTACCTGTCGTCATCAAAGCCCAAGTCCAGATCGGAGGCCGTGGCAAAGCCGGTGGAGTCAAGATCGCCAGGACCTTCGATGAAGTCAAGACTATCTCATCTGCGATCCTTGGAATGAACCTAAAAGGACTGATCGTTAAAAAAATCCTGGTTGCCGGAGCCTTGGAGTTTGAAAAAGAATATTACTTGGGCATAACTCTCAATAGAACCACCAAAAGCAATGTTCTTATTTTCTCGGAAGAAGGCGGTGTCGAGATAGAGGAAGTCGCAAAGACAAATCCTGAAAAGATCATCAAAATCATAATTACCCCCTCTGTCCCTCGACCCTTCGACTTCGCTCAGGACTCGGGACATCTCCCCTTTAATAAGGGGGAGATTATAGAGGGGGTCATATCTGAAATCCCAACAGAAATAATTGAAAGACTTTACGAACTTTATTATCAATCTGATGCAACGCTGGCCGAGATCAATCCGCTTGTAAGGACGAAATCTGGTGAATTTATTGCGCTAGACGCCAAAGTTGTGATCGACGACAATGCCCTATTCCGCCAAAAAGAATTAGCCGCTTTCCAGGAATCCAGTGACGAAGATCCGCTCGAAGCCGAAGCAAGACGACGAAAGATCGCATATGTACGACTTCCCGGGTCGATCGGAATTCTAGGAAACGGAGCAGGCCTTGTCATGACAACAATGGATGAAGTAAAAAGAGTCGGCGGAGAACCAGCCTGTTTTCTTGACCTTGGCGGCGGCTCAAAGGCAGATGCGGTTGCCAGTTGCTTAGAGCTCCTGCGTCAAGATCCCAATATTAAAGGGATATTTTTCAATATTTTTGGAGGGATCACTCGCTGTGATGAAGTTGTTAATGGCATTATTGCAGCACGTAAAAAGATCGGCGTAAAAGTTCCAATGGTCATAAGACTTACCGGCACCAGGGAAGAAGAAGGAAAACAACTCCTGAAACAGACATCTTTTCTAAATTACGCGGCCTCAATGGCCGAGGGTGCAAAGAAAATCGTGGAGCTGACTAAATGA
- the sucD gene encoding succinate--CoA ligase subunit alpha has protein sequence MSILVGKDTRLIVQGITGREGLFHTEQMIKFGTKVVAGVTPGKGGQQVLGINVYNTVAEAKEKTNGNASIIFVPAPYAKSAIIEAIDAGIKVIVTITEGIPFKDIVEVTPMLKEAGVRMIGPNCPGITTPFSAKLGVMPGHIFKEGPVGIISRSGTLTYEIVAGLVKIGIGQSTCVGIGGDPIIGSTFVELLPDFDADPQTKVVVLVGEIGGNDEEVAAEYIATKMKKPVIAFISGRSAPEGKKMGHAGAIISGGFGTAESKVRTLTKAGVPIAETTAQIPQMVKEALDKKYF, from the coding sequence ATGAGCATATTAGTTGGGAAAGATACGCGTCTTATCGTTCAAGGAATTACAGGACGCGAAGGACTCTTCCATACCGAACAAATGATCAAATTCGGAACAAAAGTTGTGGCAGGAGTCACCCCAGGCAAGGGCGGCCAGCAAGTTCTGGGGATCAATGTTTACAATACTGTAGCCGAAGCCAAAGAAAAAACAAATGGCAATGCATCAATTATTTTTGTGCCCGCACCATATGCCAAATCGGCGATAATAGAGGCGATTGACGCTGGAATAAAAGTCATAGTCACTATTACCGAAGGAATTCCGTTCAAGGATATAGTCGAAGTTACTCCAATGCTAAAAGAAGCAGGAGTCAGAATGATCGGCCCAAACTGTCCGGGGATCACTACCCCATTTTCTGCAAAACTAGGAGTCATGCCCGGCCATATTTTTAAAGAAGGTCCTGTGGGCATAATTTCACGATCGGGAACGCTTACATATGAGATCGTCGCGGGACTTGTTAAGATCGGCATCGGTCAATCAACTTGTGTGGGTATCGGCGGCGATCCAATTATTGGCTCAACATTTGTAGAACTATTGCCGGATTTTGATGCCGACCCTCAAACCAAGGTTGTTGTATTGGTTGGCGAGATCGGCGGCAACGATGAAGAAGTCGCAGCAGAATATATTGCAACAAAAATGAAAAAACCTGTTATTGCGTTTATTTCCGGACGTTCTGCACCTGAAGGCAAAAAGATGGGACATGCGGGGGCTATAATATCCGGAGGCTTCGGCACCGCCGAATCAAAAGTCAGGACACTAACCAAAGCCGGAGTCCCGATAGCGGAAACAACAGCGCAGATCCCTCAGATGGTAAAAGAAGCTCTAGACAAGAAATATTTTTGA
- the sdhC gene encoding succinate dehydrogenase, cytochrome b556 subunit yields MFEYKKPSKEAFLAYRSGVGMWAYLLHRVTGLALIFYLLMHICVISTSLKGPETFNVLLTKLTSPPFIALDLLLLAAVLFHGLNGFRVLLFDMGIGIRNQKSILWTIVAIAFMIWTYTLFITLPFIFKW; encoded by the coding sequence ATGTTCGAATACAAAAAACCATCTAAAGAAGCATTTCTCGCATACAGATCAGGCGTTGGCATGTGGGCATATTTACTACACAGGGTCACAGGACTTGCTCTTATTTTTTATCTTTTAATGCATATATGCGTAATTTCAACATCGCTTAAAGGACCGGAAACTTTCAATGTACTTCTTACAAAACTTACATCTCCCCCATTTATCGCGTTAGACCTATTACTTCTAGCTGCAGTGCTCTTTCACGGTTTAAATGGATTCAGAGTCTTGCTTTTTGATATGGGAATAGGCATACGCAATCAAAAATCCATTCTTTGGACGATCGTCGCTATAGCTTTTATGATCTGGACATATACTTTATTCATAACGTTGCCGTTTATTTTTAAATGGTAG
- a CDS encoding FAD-dependent oxidoreductase, giving the protein MGVHHQIIVVGSGLSGLRAALEAKKNGLDVAIISRVQPVRSHSIAAQGGINAALGNASEDSTNSHAFDTVKGSDFLADQDAVEVMTQEAPGIVYEMEHWGTPFSRTKDGKIAQRPFGGAAFPRTCYATDITGHALLHTMCERSVYEGIKVYEESLLLSVVRSDNSVCGIITLNIKTGEIESFSADSVIIATGGYGRIYGNSTNAIINTGSGMAFPYMTASVPLKDLEFVQFHPTTLYGTNILMTEGARGEGGYLRNKNGDRFMKNYTPNVMELAPRDIVARSIQTEINEGRGFDNAYVHLDLTHLGREKIAERLPGIRDICIYFAGLDPVEKPIPIQPGQHYSMGGIACNKDCETEVSGLYAAGESACVSVHGGNRLGGNSLLDTIVFGKRAGHYAAIYLKSKPKKDCTTAIDAELKRVKAKVNALENSTGKENPSKIRSELKAMMVTNAGVFRDKAKLEAGVVKIKELKERYKTIHLLSKSKKFNLDLLRNLELEGKLVLAEVILKGALMREESRGSHFRTDFPTRDDAKFLKHTIAYHTEDGPKLEYRDVNISKFTPEARKY; this is encoded by the coding sequence ATGGGCGTTCATCATCAAATAATAGTAGTAGGATCAGGATTATCCGGCCTTCGCGCGGCGCTTGAAGCCAAAAAGAATGGATTAGATGTCGCGATAATATCGCGCGTTCAGCCCGTCAGGTCGCACTCTATAGCGGCTCAAGGCGGCATTAATGCGGCACTTGGGAACGCATCGGAAGATTCAACCAATAGCCATGCTTTTGATACTGTGAAGGGTTCGGATTTCTTAGCGGATCAAGATGCAGTTGAAGTCATGACACAAGAAGCACCTGGGATTGTGTACGAAATGGAGCATTGGGGAACGCCATTTTCGAGAACAAAAGATGGAAAAATAGCTCAACGCCCATTCGGCGGCGCCGCATTCCCAAGAACATGCTACGCAACAGATATTACAGGCCACGCCCTACTCCACACAATGTGCGAAAGATCGGTTTATGAAGGGATCAAAGTTTATGAAGAATCTCTACTACTATCGGTCGTCAGATCTGACAATTCTGTTTGCGGAATAATTACTTTAAACATTAAAACAGGCGAGATCGAATCATTTTCGGCCGATTCGGTAATAATTGCGACCGGCGGGTACGGAAGAATTTACGGCAATTCAACAAACGCAATAATAAATACTGGTTCAGGAATGGCATTTCCGTACATGACAGCGAGCGTTCCGCTAAAAGACCTGGAATTTGTTCAATTCCATCCCACAACCCTTTATGGAACAAACATATTGATGACCGAAGGTGCTCGTGGCGAAGGTGGATACTTGAGAAACAAGAATGGTGACAGATTTATGAAAAACTATACGCCAAATGTGATGGAATTGGCCCCTCGCGATATCGTAGCGAGATCGATACAGACCGAGATCAATGAAGGCCGCGGATTTGATAATGCTTATGTCCATTTGGACCTAACTCACCTAGGCCGCGAGAAAATCGCCGAAAGATTGCCTGGCATAAGAGATATATGCATTTATTTTGCGGGGCTAGATCCTGTTGAAAAGCCAATCCCAATCCAACCCGGTCAGCATTATTCAATGGGCGGTATTGCATGCAACAAAGATTGTGAAACGGAAGTTTCGGGCCTTTACGCCGCGGGCGAGAGCGCCTGTGTTTCCGTACACGGCGGAAACAGATTAGGAGGTAATTCCCTTCTCGATACGATAGTTTTTGGAAAACGAGCCGGGCATTATGCCGCGATCTATCTAAAGAGCAAACCCAAGAAAGATTGTACAACAGCAATAGATGCGGAGCTAAAAAGAGTAAAAGCCAAAGTTAATGCACTCGAAAATTCCACGGGCAAAGAAAATCCAAGTAAGATCAGGTCGGAATTAAAAGCCATGATGGTTACGAACGCCGGGGTTTTCAGAGATAAAGCAAAGCTTGAAGCAGGGGTCGTTAAGATCAAGGAATTAAAAGAAAGATATAAGACAATTCATCTATTATCGAAATCAAAGAAATTCAACTTAGATCTATTGAGGAACTTAGAGCTTGAAGGAAAACTGGTTTTAGCTGAAGTTATTCTAAAAGGTGCGTTGATGCGTGAAGAAAGCCGCGGCTCGCATTTTAGGACAGACTTCCCGACTCGTGATGACGCCAAATTCTTAAAGCATACGATCGCCTATCATACGGAAGATGGCCCAAAACTTGAATATAGGGATGTAAATATTTCAAAATTCACTCCTGAAGCGAGGAAATACTAA
- a CDS encoding succinate dehydrogenase iron-sulfur subunit, protein MITFKIERFDPDVDREPRFQTYSVADNKEMSVLEALFYILENLDGSLSFRYSCRGAVCGSCAMHINGRNRLACQTLIKTLNSKTITVSPLPHQKIIKDLVVDMDNFFEKYEKIKPYLINHSVEPEKERLQSIKEREKIDEMVNCILCGACYSACTMSALDGKFLGPAALTKAYRFYADSRDTAKKERAEIVDSEHGIFRCHTLFNCSEVCPKKIVPTYSIQKLKGAVAKKRLS, encoded by the coding sequence ATGATCACATTTAAAATTGAAAGATTTGATCCTGATGTTGATCGAGAGCCTAGATTTCAGACTTACTCCGTTGCCGACAACAAAGAAATGTCGGTTCTCGAAGCACTTTTCTATATTTTGGAAAACCTGGACGGATCGCTATCATTTAGATACTCATGTAGAGGGGCTGTTTGCGGATCGTGCGCCATGCATATTAACGGACGGAACAGATTAGCCTGCCAAACGCTCATAAAAACCCTTAATTCAAAAACAATTACGGTCTCCCCGCTCCCACATCAAAAAATAATTAAAGATCTCGTGGTTGATATGGACAATTTCTTTGAGAAATACGAGAAGATCAAACCATATCTTATAAATCATTCGGTTGAGCCCGAGAAAGAAAGGCTTCAGTCCATAAAAGAAAGAGAAAAGATAGACGAGATGGTAAATTGCATCCTTTGCGGTGCATGTTATTCGGCCTGTACAATGTCAGCGCTCGACGGAAAGTTCTTAGGCCCTGCCGCATTAACTAAAGCTTATAGATTTTATGCAGATTCAAGGGATACCGCGAAAAAAGAAAGAGCGGAGATCGTTGATTCCGAACACGGAATATTTCGATGCCACACGCTATTTAATTGCAGTGAAGTTTGTCCTAAAAAGATCGTCCCGACATACTCTATCCAAAAATTAAAGGGCGCTGTGGCTAAAAAAAGATTATCTTAA
- a CDS encoding AAA family ATPase, whose product MTQKKIYIAATRQNDGKTITSLGLMSVLKKRIKKVGYIKPVGQHYLVIGGKKVDKDAVLMSQVYSLKDKLTDMSPVAVPQGFTEDYINHGRKETLIRKIKKSFHQIAQANDFVLIEGTGHAGVGAVFDMSNSDVASLLKSKVIIVSIGGIGKPIDEIMLNKAMFDEKGVEVLGVIINKVHEKKYAKINKYVRAGLARKKIEVLGVIPYKESLSNPTMQQLLEDLDGKLLSGEEGLTNNVHRMIIGAMPPHEALKYFGRGTLLITPGSREDLILTAVSGSLGEQAGDYGVSGIILTGNVTPHRHVLKLINDFDIPIIQVKEDTFTVASYIHDLIVKIRPMDIEKIKATDDLIEKYVDINRILEQI is encoded by the coding sequence ATGACACAAAAGAAAATATATATAGCGGCGACAAGACAAAACGACGGAAAGACGATCACATCGTTAGGATTGATGTCCGTTCTCAAGAAAAGAATTAAGAAAGTTGGTTACATAAAGCCCGTCGGCCAGCATTATCTTGTGATCGGCGGTAAGAAAGTCGACAAAGACGCGGTACTTATGAGCCAGGTTTATTCGCTAAAAGACAAGCTAACCGATATGAGCCCGGTTGCCGTCCCTCAAGGATTTACGGAAGACTATATCAATCACGGAAGAAAAGAAACCCTCATCAGAAAGATCAAAAAGTCATTCCATCAAATAGCCCAGGCAAATGATTTCGTATTGATCGAAGGCACCGGCCACGCAGGTGTTGGCGCCGTATTTGACATGTCAAACTCCGATGTAGCCTCACTCTTAAAATCAAAAGTAATAATTGTCTCAATTGGGGGCATTGGAAAACCAATTGACGAGATAATGCTCAATAAAGCAATGTTTGATGAGAAAGGCGTTGAAGTATTAGGCGTCATAATCAACAAGGTTCACGAAAAGAAATACGCAAAAATAAATAAATATGTAAGAGCCGGCCTTGCGCGTAAGAAAATAGAAGTATTGGGGGTTATTCCTTACAAAGAATCTCTTTCAAATCCCACCATGCAGCAGCTTTTGGAAGATCTTGACGGAAAGCTGTTAAGCGGAGAAGAAGGCCTAACCAACAATGTCCATCGAATGATAATTGGCGCAATGCCTCCGCACGAGGCTCTAAAATACTTTGGAAGAGGAACATTACTTATCACTCCCGGAAGCCGCGAAGATCTTATCTTAACGGCAGTATCCGGATCATTGGGCGAACAAGCCGGCGATTATGGAGTATCGGGCATAATATTAACAGGAAATGTTACCCCTCACCGGCATGTACTAAAACTAATCAACGACTTTGATATCCCGATCATCCAAGTAAAAGAAGATACTTTCACCGTGGCTTCATACATCCATGATCTTATAGTTAAGATCAGGCCAATGGATATTGAAAAAATAAAAGCAACTGACGATCTTATCGAAAAATACGTGGATATCAATCGGATCCTCGAGCAGATCTAG
- a CDS encoding polyprenyl synthetase family protein produces MNKSNLIEIYGPIKKELLQIEKRLHTLLSRDADKYVAEIGNYILKKPGKRLRPALVLLSARLGSSIKPKVIDLAAAIELIHTATLIHDDIIDRAEKRRSQKSVNIKYGRDAAILFGDFLYSKAFELIASLNSVPIIMLLLKNAGTICRGEIEQLHKPQNSIMKINDYLKIIEEKTASLFATCCEAGAILSGSSGKNILALKQYGHNLGMGFQIIDDYLDMAGDEPRVGKEVAVKYCNLAASKLSGIRSSAAKSSLIKLSGFVLGQAN; encoded by the coding sequence TTGAATAAATCGAATCTAATCGAGATATACGGTCCTATAAAAAAAGAACTTCTTCAAATTGAAAAAAGGCTTCATACTCTACTATCACGCGACGCCGACAAGTATGTAGCCGAGATCGGAAACTATATTCTAAAAAAACCGGGGAAAAGGCTTCGCCCCGCTTTAGTATTATTATCCGCGAGATTGGGATCATCTATTAAACCAAAAGTAATTGATCTAGCGGCCGCAATTGAGCTCATTCATACTGCGACATTAATCCATGATGATATTATCGACAGAGCGGAAAAAAGGCGCAGCCAAAAATCAGTTAATATAAAATACGGCAGGGATGCGGCAATATTATTCGGTGATTTCCTCTATTCTAAAGCTTTTGAATTAATTGCGTCTCTCAATTCCGTTCCTATCATAATGCTTTTGCTTAAAAACGCAGGGACTATCTGCCGAGGAGAGATTGAACAGCTCCATAAGCCCCAGAATTCCATCATGAAAATTAATGATTATTTAAAAATCATTGAGGAAAAGACCGCTTCCTTGTTCGCGACTTGCTGCGAAGCGGGTGCGATCCTTTCAGGCTCATCAGGTAAAAATATCTTAGCTCTAAAGCAATATGGGCATAACTTGGGAATGGGATTTCAAATAATCGATGATTATCTTGATATGGCAGGGGACGAGCCGCGCGTCGGGAAGGAAGTCGCTGTAAAATATTGCAATTTAGCAGCATCCAAATTAAGCGGCATTAGATCAAGCGCCGCGAAGTCAAGTTTAATCAAGCTTTCGGGTTTTGTCCTAGGGCAAGCAAACTAG
- a CDS encoding ferredoxin, translated as MAKKSKKLIKLTFPQDQIKKPVIFNMAMKYNIVPNIRRARVTEKIGEMVLELVGEEKALDQGIKYLSKAGVIVEPIFGDIIE; from the coding sequence ATGGCAAAAAAATCAAAAAAATTGATCAAGCTGACTTTCCCTCAAGATCAGATAAAAAAACCGGTGATATTTAATATGGCTATGAAATACAATATCGTGCCAAATATCCGCCGCGCTAGAGTTACCGAAAAGATCGGTGAGATGGTACTAGAGCTCGTTGGTGAAGAAAAAGCCTTGGATCAAGGGATCAAATATTTGTCCAAGGCCGGAGTGATAGTTGAACCGATCTTTGGGGATATTATTGAATAA